From Penaeus vannamei isolate JL-2024 chromosome 40, ASM4276789v1, whole genome shotgun sequence, the proteins below share one genomic window:
- the LOC138860259 gene encoding collagen alpha-1(I) chain-like, producing MKARAQKGGTGPEARWQKGGTGPKARAQKGGTSPKARPKKGGKGPEARAQKGGTGPEAKAQKGGTGPEERAQKGGTGPEGGTGPDATAQKGDTGPEARAQKGGTGPKARAQKGGTSPKARSQKGGTGPDATAQKGGTGPEARAQTGGTGPEARAQKGGTGPKARAQKGGTGPEARSQKGGTGPEARVQKGGTGPEARAQKGGTGPEARSQKGGTGPEATAQKGGIGPEARAQKGGTGPETTAQKGGTSPGARAQKGSSDPEERSQKGGTGPEARAQKGGTRPEKGGTGPEARAQKGGTDPEARVQKGGTDPEARSQKGGTGPEARWQKGGTGPEARAQKGGSGPETRAQKGGTGPEARAQKGGTCPEARAQKGGARAQKGGESAKGRHRPGGESTERSHRSGGDSAEGRHRPGGEIAERRHRPGGDSAERRHRPGGEARAQKGGTGAEARSQKGDTGPEARSQKGGTGPEARAQKEGTGSEARAKKGSTGPEARSQKGGTGPEARWQKGGTGPDATAQRGGTGPEKGGTGQEARAQKGGTGPEVRPQKGGTGPEARAQKGGTGPEARAQKGGESAKGRHRPEARSQKGGTGPEATAQKGGTGPEKGGTGPEARSQKGGTGPETTAQKGGTSPEARSQKGSSDPEARSQKGGTGPEARAQKGSTGPEAKAQKGGESAEGRRHRSGGESAKGRHRPGGDSAEGRHRAGGEAREQNGGTGPEAGAQKGSTGPEARSQKGGTGPEAKAQKGGESAEGRRERRREARAQNGGKSA from the exons atgaag gcgagagcgcagaagggaggcacaggcccggaggcgagatggcagaagggaggcacaggcccgaaGGCGAGAGCCCAGAAGGGAGGCACAAGCCCGAAGGCGAGACCGAAGAAGGGAGGCaaaggcccggaggcgagagcgcagaagggaggcacaggcccggaggcgaaagcgcagaagggaggcacaggcccggaggagagagcgcagaagggaggcacaggcccggag ggaggcacaggcccggacgCGACAGCGCAGAAGGGAgacacaggcccggaggcgagagcgcagaagggaggcacaggcccgaaGGCGAGAGCCCAGAAGGGAGGCACAAGCCCgaaggcgagatcgcagaagggaggcacaggcccggacgcgacagcgcagaagggaggcacaggcccggaggcgagagcgcagacgggaggcacaggcccggaggcgagagcgcagaagggaggcacaggcccgaaGGCGAGAGcccagaagggaggcacaggcccggaggcgagatcgcagaagggaggcacaggcccggag gcgagagtgcagaagggaggcacaggcccggaggcgagagcgcagaagggaggcacaggtcCGGAGGCGAGATCACAGaaaggaggcacaggcccggaggcgacagcgcagaagggaggcataggcccggaggcgagagcgcagaagggaggtaCAGGCCCGGAGACGACAGCACAGAAGGGAGGCACAAGCCCAggggcgagagcgcagaagggaagcTCAGACCCGGAGGagagatcgcagaagggaggcacaggcccggaggcgagagcgcagaagggaggcacacgcccggag aagggaggcacaggcccggaggcgagagcgcagaagggaggcacagacCCGGAGGCGAGAgtgcagaagggaggcacagacccggaggcgagatcgcagaaaggaggcacaggcccggaggcgagatggcagaagggaggcacaggtccggaggcgagagcgcagaaaggAGGCTCAGGCCCGGAgacgagagcgcagaagggaggcacaggcccggaggcgagagcgcagaagggaggcacat gcccggaggcgagagcgcagaagggaggcgcgagagcgcagaagggtgGCGAGAGCGcaaaagggaggcacaggcccggaggcgagagtaCAGAAAGGAGTCATAGGTCCGGAGGCgacagcgcagaagggaggcacaggcccggaggcgagatcgcagaaaggaggcacaggcccggaggcgacagCGCAGAgaggaggcacaggcccggaggcgaggcgagagcgcagaagggaggcacaggcgcggaggcgagatcgcagaagggagacacaggcccggaggcgagatcgcagaagggaggcacaggcccggaggcaaGAGCGCAGAAGGAAGGCACAGGCTCGGAGGCGAGAGCGAAGAAGGGaagcacaggcccggaggcgagatcgcagaagggaggcacaggcccggaggcgagatggcagaagggaggcacaggcccggacgCGACAGCGCAGAgaggaggcacaggcccggag aagggaggcacaggccagGAGGCGAGAGCGcaaaagggaggcacaggcccggaggttagaccgcagaagggaggcacaggcccggaggcgagagcgcagaagggaggcacaggcccggaggcgagagcgcagaagggaggcgagagcgcaaaagggaggcacaggccGGAGGCGAGATctcagaagggaggcacaggcccggaggcgacagcgcagaaaggaggcacaggcccggag aagggaggcacaggcccggaggcgagatcgcagaagggaggtACAGGCCCGGAGACgacagcgcagaagggaggcacaagcccagaggcgagatcgcagaagggaaGCTCAGacccggaggcgagatcgcagaagggaggcacaggcccggaggcgagagcgcagaagggaagcACAGGCCCAGAGGCgaaagcgcagaagggaggcgagagcgcagaagggag gaggcacaggtccggaggcgagagcgcaaaAGGGAgacacaggcccggaggcgacagcgcagaagggaggcacagggccggaggcgaggcgagagagcAGAATGGAGGCACAGGCCCTGAGGCGGGAGCGCAGAAGGGaagcacaggcccggaggcgagatcgcagaagggaggcacaggcccggaggcgaaagcgcagaagggaggcgagagcgcagaagggaggcgagagcgcagaagggaggcgagagcgcagaatgGAGGCAAGAGCGCATAA
- the LOC138860260 gene encoding bile salt-activated lipase-like: MPPFCALASGPVPPFCALAFGHVPPSCALASGPVPPFCDLASGPVPPYCTLASGPVPTFCALASGPVPPFCDLASEPVPPFCALASGPVPPFCDLASSLLRSRLWACASLLRCRLRACTSLLRSRLRACASLLRSRLRAYASLLRSRLASGPVPLFCAVASGPVPPLCAIASGPVPPFCALTSGPVPPFYAVASGPVPPFCDLASGPVPPFCALASGCELPFCDLASGLVPPFCAVVSGPVPPFCALASLLRFRLRACASLLRSRLRA, from the exons atgcctcccttctgcgctctcgcttccgggcctgtgcctcccttctgcgctctcgccttcGGGCATGTGCCTCCCTCCTGCGCTCTCGcgtccgggcctgtgcctcccttctgcgatctcgcctccgggcctgtgcctccctactgcactctcgcctccgggcctgtgcctactttctgcgctctcgcctccgggcctgtgcctcccttctgcgatcttGCCTCcgagcctgtgcctcccttctgcgctctcgcctccgggcctgtgcctcccttctgcgatctcgcct cttcccttctgcgctctcgcctctgggcttgtgcctcccttctgcgctgtcGTCTCCGGGCCTGTacctcccttctgcgatctcgcctccgggcctgtgcctcccttctgcgatctcgcctccgggcctatgcctcccttctgcgctctcgcctcgcctccgggcctgtgcctctcTTCTGCGctgtcgcctccgggcctgtgcctcccttatGCGCtatcgcctccgggcctgtgcctcccttctgcgctctaacctccgggcctgtgcctcccttctacgctgtcgcctccgggcctgtgcctcccttctgcgatctcgcctccgggcctgtgcctcccttctgcgctctcgcctccgggtgTGAGCttcccttctgcgatctcgcctccgggcttgtgcctcccttctgcgctgtcGTCTCCGGGCCTGtacctcccttctgcgctctcgcctcccttctgcgctttcgcctccgggcctgtgcctcccttctgcgctctcgcctccgggcctga